One window from the genome of Candidatus Methanoperedens sp. encodes:
- a CDS encoding DNA primase has protein sequence MQNSDTTKYIIHATIKADGVIERPDVVGAIFGQTEGLIGADLDLRELQKSGRIGRLEVNIKSNMGKSAGTIDIPSSLDKVETAVLAASLETIDRIGPCISNISIVKIEDVRSSKRKQIVDRAKQVLTAMFDEMLPESQEIIDEVRQSVRIEEMTTYGKDNIPMGPNVLDSDAIIVVEGRADVLNLLRYGIKNAIAVGGTNVPQAVADLCKKKTVTAFTDGDRGGELIIKELLQVADVDFIARAPDGKGVEELVQKEVVKSLRQKIPVEQAFDYYQVNKKRRIAILAATKKKAGKGEPIPMLPEEVETKPVREGYAEIEPVLEQERQRTRAEPRIEHKFESRAETRTEQRVEPRFETRKEPKYEKEVKESPFQEHITDLSGTLSARFIDENNNTITEVPVRDLATALKDANGNIKSIVFDGVITQRIVDIAAEKGIENLVGAKMGNIVKSPTSIHIETSNQL, from the coding sequence ATGCAAAATTCAGATACAACAAAATATATCATTCATGCTACGATAAAAGCAGACGGAGTAATAGAACGCCCGGATGTTGTCGGGGCAATATTCGGACAAACCGAAGGGTTAATAGGAGCGGATCTTGACCTGCGGGAACTGCAAAAAAGCGGCAGGATCGGAAGGCTTGAGGTCAACATAAAATCAAACATGGGTAAATCGGCAGGAACAATAGATATACCCTCAAGTCTTGATAAAGTTGAAACCGCAGTCCTTGCAGCAAGCCTTGAAACCATCGACAGGATCGGTCCTTGCATTTCCAATATCAGCATTGTGAAAATTGAAGATGTAAGGAGTTCGAAAAGAAAACAGATAGTTGACAGGGCAAAGCAGGTACTTACAGCCATGTTCGATGAAATGCTCCCGGAAAGCCAGGAGATCATTGATGAGGTAAGGCAATCCGTAAGGATAGAGGAAATGACCACATATGGGAAAGATAATATCCCGATGGGCCCGAATGTGCTTGATTCTGATGCCATTATTGTTGTTGAAGGGAGGGCAGATGTCCTGAACCTTCTTCGTTATGGCATCAAAAACGCAATAGCTGTTGGCGGGACGAATGTACCGCAGGCAGTTGCTGATCTTTGCAAAAAGAAAACTGTTACAGCCTTCACGGATGGAGACCGGGGTGGAGAACTGATCATCAAGGAGTTGCTCCAGGTCGCAGATGTGGATTTCATTGCCCGGGCACCGGACGGGAAAGGCGTTGAGGAACTTGTCCAGAAAGAAGTTGTAAAATCATTAAGACAGAAAATACCTGTTGAGCAGGCATTTGATTATTACCAGGTTAACAAGAAGAGAAGAATAGCGATACTTGCAGCAACAAAGAAGAAAGCAGGAAAAGGCGAACCTATACCCATGCTTCCGGAAGAGGTAGAAACAAAACCTGTCAGGGAAGGATATGCAGAAATTGAACCTGTTTTAGAACAGGAAAGACAAAGGACAAGAGCGGAACCAAGGATAGAACATAAATTTGAATCCAGGGCAGAAACAAGAACTGAACAAAGAGTTGAGCCCAGATTCGAAACCAGGAAAGAACCAAAATATGAAAAAGAGGTAAAGGAAAGTCCTTTCCAGGAGCATATAACCGATTTGAGCGGCACCCTGAGCGCTCGCTTCATAGATGAAAATAATAATACAATCACTGAAGTGCCGGTCCGTGATCTTGCAACAGCTTTGAAAGATGCAAATGGCAACATCAAAAGTATAGTGTTTGACGGTGTTATAACCCAGCGCATTGTGGATATTGCAGCGGAGAAAGGTATTGAGAACCTGGTTGGTGCAAAAATGGGAAATATCGTGAAAAGCCCGACATCGATCCACATAGAAACGTCAAACCAGTTAT